A DNA window from Candidatus Saccharibacteria bacterium oral taxon 955 contains the following coding sequences:
- a CDS encoding GtrA family protein: MGVINTALDFGLLFILKSVGLMATTANIFSTSIAFVFSFFANKKYTFRSSGTNIVREMILFVAVTLFGLWVLQTGVIWLVLPHLSKLLRSSEMGLLVTKLIATAVSMTWNYILYDKLVFKKS, from the coding sequence ATTGGCGTTATCAATACTGCGCTTGATTTTGGATTACTGTTTATACTCAAATCAGTCGGCCTAATGGCCACCACGGCAAATATATTTTCGACAAGTATCGCATTCGTGTTCAGCTTCTTTGCCAACAAAAAATACACCTTCAGGTCATCGGGGACAAACATTGTCCGCGAAATGATCCTTTTTGTAGCCGTGACCCTATTTGGACTATGGGTACTACAAACTGGAGTTATCTGGCTCGTACTGCCCCACCTCAGTAAACTTTTAAGATCATCTGAGATGGGGCTATTAGTCACTAAACTTATCGCGACTGCCGTATCGATGACTTGGAATTACATCCTTTACGACAAGTTAGTGTTTAAAAAATCCTAG
- a CDS encoding phosphoheptose isomerase encodes MSEFSQRMDQLKSTEERNKEVLMKEIIESAEASGYTVADVDVNRPWGGFVRFDYADGDRFVEEFFPGVDPVQARLGNPQAELSPKILLVTPEQRLSWQVHSRRAERWVFLNDGGYYKSTDPDNPGELVLAKAGDVVQFEAGECHRLVGAPNNVTLVAEIWQHTDPEHPSDEDDIVRLQDDYKR; translated from the coding sequence ATGTCAGAATTTTCTCAGCGAATGGATCAACTCAAATCAACCGAGGAACGAAACAAAGAGGTTCTAATGAAAGAAATTATTGAATCGGCGGAGGCCTCTGGCTACACGGTTGCTGATGTTGATGTCAACCGACCGTGGGGTGGTTTTGTACGCTTTGATTACGCTGACGGCGATCGTTTTGTGGAAGAGTTTTTCCCGGGTGTAGATCCAGTTCAGGCAAGGCTCGGAAACCCTCAGGCAGAGTTGAGTCCAAAAATCCTGCTTGTAACGCCAGAGCAACGACTTAGTTGGCAGGTGCATTCCCGACGTGCCGAGCGCTGGGTATTTCTCAATGATGGAGGATATTACAAGAGTACAGATCCAGATAATCCTGGTGAGCTAGTTCTCGCAAAAGCGGGTGATGTTGTGCAGTTCGAGGCGGGGGAATGCCACCGTTTGGTTGGTGCACCAAATAACGTTACGTTAGTTGCAGAGATATGGCAGCATACTGACCCAGAACACCCGTCAGATGAGGATGATATTGTTCGCCTCCAGGACGACTACAAGCGCTAG